One Lepus europaeus isolate LE1 chromosome 4, mLepTim1.pri, whole genome shotgun sequence genomic window, CTGTTCTGCATAGAACCCTCTGTTGTTAAGAGATTTTAATTCATAAGGAACTGGTCTTTTAAATTGTTGCAGTAGGTGAAACTTCTCAGTGCAGCAAGTGTTTATTAGGAGAAGGGAGTCACAAAGAAGTGAGGATGAGTAAGAGCAAAGATGATGCCCCTCATGAGCTGGAGAGCCAGTTTATCTTGCGCCTGCCTCCAGAATATGCTGCTACTGTGAGGAGGGCAGTGCAGTCGGGACATGTCAACCTGAAAGACAGACTGACCATCGAGTTACACCCCGATGGGCGTCATGGAATTGTCAGAGTGGACCGGGTCCCTCTGGCCTCAAAACTGGTGGATCTGCCATGTGTTATGGAAAGCTTGAAAACCATCGATAAAAAAACCTTTTACAAGACTGCTGATATCTGTCAGATGCTCGTGTCCACAGTTGATGGTGATCTTTATCCCCCTGTGGAGGAGCCAGTTGCTGCTGCTGACCccaaagcaagcaagaaaaaggataaggacaaagagaaaaagtTCGTCTGGAACCATGGAATTACTTTGCCTCTAAAGAATGTCAGAAAGAGAAGATTCCGGAAGACAGCAAAGAAAAAGTATATTGAGTCTCCAGATGTGGAGAAAGAAGTGAAGCGGTTGCTGAGTACAGATGCAGAAGCTGTCAGTACTCGCTGGGAGATAATTGCTGAAGATGAAACAAAAGAGACGGAGAATCAAGGCCTTGACATCTCTTCCCCAGGAATGTCTGGCCACCGGCAGGGCCAGGACTCCCTGGAGCACGATGAGCTTCGGGAGATATTCAATGACCTCAGCAGCAGCAGCGAGGATGAAGATGACGCCCAGCACCAGGACGAAGAAGATATAAACATCATCGACACTGAGGAAGACCTGGAGAGACAGCTGCAGGACAAGCTGAATGAGTCGGATGAACAGCACCAAGAAAACGAAGGCACCAACCAGCTGGTTATGGGCATTCAGAAGCAGATTGACAACATGAAAGGCAAGCTCCAGGAGACCCAGGACAGGGCCAAGCGACAGGAGGATCTCATCATGAAGGTGGAAAACCTGGCTCTCAAGAACAGATTTCAGGCTGTGCTGGATGAGttaaagcaaaaggaagaccgAGAAAAGGAGCAGCTCAGCTCTTTGCAGGAAGAGCTGGAGTCACTCCTAGAGAAGTAAGAAGAATTTTGATCATTTTGAACCTGATGGGTCCACACTAAGAAAATCTTCATCACTTTTTCTGGATTTTAAGATTTTGCAGTAGTTCCCGTTCCTTCTAATGCTAgaagttctttttaaattatcttggTTTTCAGAAGCACTTTGCTAGGTGTTCATTCTATAGAATTAGGATTGACTAGGCAGTAATGTAATTGTTAGGAAGTTGTAGGGTTAGTGGAATGAACAGCTGAACCCTCATATTCACAGCTGCATTGCAGGACTTTGCTGCTGTTTCCCCATTTCCCAGAAGCTGCTATTGCTGCCATGTGGTGCCTTCTGAGATAGGTAAGAACCTAGTGTAGAGGCAGTGAAGTTGGTTTGCATATGTTTCCCTAACTATTTTCTCAGTTAAATCGAAGCAGTTTCGCACATGTAGAGATGCAAATAATTTCATAAGGTTTCTAACAAATAAAAGCAACTAATTTTCAACTTATGTGTCTTGATATTTCATTGGTAATAGGAGTCAGATAATCTTTTGAGGTGGTTCCTCGGTAGAGTTTAATGATTGGTCAGTTTGGTCCTGCTTTGCAGGTAAAGAAGCAGttgtgggtttaaaaaaaaaaaaaaaggaacatagcAGAAATTGGGAAATGTCATCTTTGCATTCTATTAAGGTTCTAATCCACCTGCTCCATTGGGAGGCTGGAAAACATGAGATACAGAGCCATTCTAAACTACTCTAGTATGATGAAGGCCTACTTTACCCTTTTTTAAAAGCACTGTTTTTACCTGcagaaaatattggaaataaaagCAATGGCTATCAAGTGAAGTCCAATAAACCACAGCACTGGTTTGGATTAGATTatgtttccaattatttttactttaattccTACAGTTATTTAATATCCTGATAAGTGATTTAGCCACTTCATTTCATTGAAATCCTCAAGGAAGTCAGTACCATAGTCTGGCATTACAAAATTTCTCTTAACAGTTTTCGTATTCTCTTAAACTTCCCATGTCCTTAAAGATAATTTAATGCTTTACACTTGATCTGTACTTGAAAATCAGTGataaaatttatgaaatgcaGTGTTATATGCAATTCATTTTTGACAGCTtcatttgccaaaaaaaaaaaaaaaaaaaaaaaaggtttggttTTAAAATACTAGCCTCATGAAGTAAACATTTCAAACccatttaaaatttctatttgataGGAAACATGTTAAAACTAgaaccagccggcgccgcggctcactaggctaatcctccaccttgcagcgccagcacaccaggttctagttccggtcgggggtccggattctatcctggttgcccctcttccaggccagctctctgctgtggccagggagtgcagtggaggatggcccaagtccttgggccctgcaccccatgggagaccaggagaagcacctggctcctgccttcagatcagcgtggtgcaccagctgcggcagccattggagggtgaaccaacggcaaagaaagacctttctctctgtctctctctcacactatccactctgcctgtcaaaaaataaaaataaaataaataaaataaaaactaattagaACCAAAGTAAAATCATGAATGCTGAGCCTTTGAGACTTCACAAGGGTAACTTTTTCCTCTACAagatcatttttaatttacaaaaacatTTTCAGAACTTGGGAGGTTTCGGTGTGAAACTTGTAGGGTTAAGCAAGGTTTCCCTCCAAATAATCCCTTTGGATTATTTTTTGACATTTGGTAATACAAAGCAGATTTCCTAAATGTGTTTGGGTGTTGGTAACAGATTCTCATGTTTTAGTACATATGACTGCAGTGACACCTGAGCAACTCCCCCCACGTTGGGTTTTACAGTAGAACATttgccaaggttttttttttttttttttttttttttaagatttatttacttatttgaaagagttacagatctaaggggagagacagaggtcctccatctgctgattgactccgtaattggctgcaacagccagggctgggccaggctgaagccagaaatgtgtctgggtctcccaagtgggtgccaggggcccaaacagttgggccatctaaTGCTTTTCCGAGGACATTAACGGtgagctgttttggaagtggagcagcatggataCTAATcagcacctgctatgccacagtgtcagcccctcaaaTAATTTAATCAAGATCTCAGCATCAAAGATAGCTGAGTTCCCTCAGTAATGGAAAAGAAGTAtggtaggccggcgctgtggcttaacaggctaatcctccgccttgcggcgccagcacaccgggttctagtcccggttggggtgccagattctatcccggttgcccctcttccaggccagctctctgctgtggccagggaatgcagtggaggatggcccaagtccttgggccctgcaccccatgggagaccaggagaagcacctggctcctgccttcagatcagcgtggtgcaccagctgcggcagccattggagggtgaaccaacggcaaagaaagacctttctctctgtctctctctcacactatccactctgcctgtcaaaaaataaaaataaaataaataaaataaaaactaattagaACCAAAGTAAAATCATGAATGCTGAGCCTTTGAGACTTCACAAGGGTAACTTTTTCCTCTACAagatcatttttaatttacaaaaacatTTTCAGAACTTGGGAGGTTTCGGTGTGAAACTTGTAGGGTTAAGCAAGGTTTCCCTCCAAATAATCCCTTTGGATTATTTTTTGACATTTGGTAATACAAAGCAGATTTCCTAAATGTGTTTGGGTGTTGGTAACAGATTCTCATGTTTTAGTACATATGACTGCAGTGACACCTGAGCAACTCCCCCCACGTTGGGTTTTACAGTAGAACATttgccaaggtttttttttttttttttttttttttttaagatttatttacttatttgaaagagttacagatctaaggggagagacagaggtcctccatctgctgattgactccgtaattggctgcaacagccagggctgggccaggctgaagccagaaatgtgtctgggtctcccaagtgggtgccaggggcccaaacagttgggccatctaaTGCTTTTCCGAGGACATTAACGGtgagctgttttggaagtggagcagcatggataCTAATcagcacctgctatgccacagtgtcagcccctcaaaTAATTTAATCAAGATCTCAGCATCAAAGATAGCTGAGTTCCCTCAGTAATGGAAAAGAAGTAtggtaggccggcgctgtggcttaacaggctaatcctccgccttgcggcgccagcacaccgggttctagtcccggttggggtgccagattctatcccggttgcccctcttccaggccagctttctgctatggcccgggaaggcagtggaggatggcccaagtccttgggccctgcacccgcatgggagaccaggagaagcacctggctcctggctttggatcagcgcagcgcgctggccacagcggctattggagggtgaatcaacggcataaaggaagacctttctctctgtctctctctctctcactatccactctgcctgtcaaaaaaaaaaagtatggtagATACTCTAACAAAATAGCCTGCTGACcccattattaattttttaattattagctCTGTGCTGAATCCGAGGTCTCCATTAATTATATCTGAGGCTCAGAAGAGAGCAGGTTTATTATTCACCTGTGTACTGGAAGCACACTTGAAACATCCTTCAGGAAACTCAACTCGACAAAATAGAACACTTCCTCTCTCAAGAAACTTGCTTTTCCTTCTGAGTTTCCATGAAAATAAATGGTACTACTACTTCAACTCCTGAAGCTAAAACTTGAGCCAtaactctttgatttcttcctcCCCTTAACCACTTATGATTTCTACTTCCAAAAAAACTTCAATTACTACTTCACCTGCACCCCACTGTCCTAATGCAAGCCACTGTTATCTTGCCTGGCAAGTGATGGTAGCTTCCTAACTGGTGTgtataaataaacattgaaaaaaaatctttttatttgaaagagctatagagagggagagacagatcttccatttactggttcactccccaaatggttgcaacaaccagtcccggcccaggcagaagccaggagcctgtccaacatgagtgcaggggcccaagtgtgccatctgctgcttctgctgttttcccaggcacattagcagggagcaggatcataaatagagcagccaggactcaaaccggtgcccacgtgagatgccattgttgcaggtggtggcttagtctgctgtgccacaatgctggccccatgtgtaAACCTTGTTCTTTACAATGTAATTTTTTTGACTGCCACTAGTGATCTAATCATGTCTTAAAATTCTTAAGTGATACTCACAAACCTCAGGATTAAGTTTATATTTCTGAAAAAGGTGATTCACAAGATTATGTGATACATAAGATTAAGAGTGATCCAGTTCATCATTTCCCAACACTAATGGTTAATATATCCCAAGCCTGTTGGACatttctttgagtttatttttcttctgggcCTAGAGGCTTTTAACAAGCTGTTCACTCTACCTAGGAGGTTTTCCTTTGAGAGTCCTACTTAATTTATGTTTCAACCTAAATGTCACCCTAGCAAGGCTTTCTTGATCTCCATGTAGGTTAAGCAACCCTATTATGGTTTTCCTTGTACTCTGTACTTCACGCTCTTATTCATTCTACAAATACTGTCCAAACAAATGGGATACTTAAAGTACCAAGCTAAGCATTCAGAGTCAGTTATCACACACTGTACAGTCTACTGGAACATGCTAATTTACTAAAGTGTAAATTTTCTGCTGCTCCTATCTCCCACTAGGCCATAATTTCACTGGGAAACATTTTTCCAAAAGCTTGTTAGTCACTGTAAATTTACTGAAGAATAAAGATTAAaatttcggggctggcactgtggcatagcaggtaaagccactgccttcagtgccagcatcccatatgggcaccgatttgagtcccacttccgatctagcgctctcctatggcatgggaaaacagtagaagatgacccaagttcttgtgcccctgtacccgtgtgggagaccctgaggaagctcctgcctcctggctttggatcggcacagctccggccgttgcagccaggtaggcagtgaccagtggatggaagacctttctctctgcctctcctctctgtgtaactctgactttcaaataaataaataaataaacctttaaaaaaatttcaagatcAGGAAATATACCTAGGTTTGTATCCTAGTTCAGTGACCTATTAATTGTGTGACACTGGTTAACTTTATTACTcatttgagaggtacagagagatgtTTCTCCCAGTGTTCACTTCCTAAattgggaactgggaactcaatctgggtctcccacatgggtggcagggacccaactacttgagctgtcacccactgcctccctgaatgcacgttagcaggaagctggaatagggagtggagctgacacctgaCCCCAGGCAGTCTGTtttggaatgtgagcatcccaagcagcatcctaaccaccaGACCAATGACCGCCCTCATGGACAGGTAACATAACTTATTTGCCTATTCTCAACTCTAAAATGGAGGTGATAACTAACTCATGGAATTGTTGGCTATTGTCATATAATGGACTTCCTTAGAACAATGTCTGAGATATAGTAAGTGAACATCAAAGGCAAACATTGCCTGCTTGCTAAAATATAGACCACAATagcaattaaataattattttaattaaagagTGAACAAACGGTAGAAAGTATAAACAGTGGTTTTAAATGTGCATGACTCATtgcaaatttaagaaattttctaAGTGAAAGCTTAGAAATTAGCTTATAGCAGAAACAATTTATTTCAACTATATCTGTGGTATACAGATTACACAGTTTAGTACAGTAGCTCTAATATTTACTTGGCTGATTCATGTATAGCTTTTCATTAATATTAAAAGACATCATAATAGAAGTAATTATCTGTcacatgaattttaaaagcaaaagatgTAGGTCTGGGATCCAACTAAGTCCCAAGTTACCATAAATGACTTATTTTCTCACAGCTTCCTTGACTAATGAGTTTGTTACATGGTTGGACTACACTTTTCAGTATTTCTGGGTTCATGAACAGAAATTTTGAAGAACTTGATGAAAATGaatgttttataatattatagaaataaaagacTCCATGAAAAACTTTAGACAATGTAGAGATTTTACAAGAAGTAAAAAGTTATCCCTCTCACATCAACTTTCTAGGGTAAACTCCTTATCCTTTTGATACATGTTAGTCCATGCTTTTATCTGGCATTTAATCAATTAAATACATGTGTGGTCATATAAAGCAGAAGAAACAGGAATCTGTTATAAACACTATCCTGCAAATCACTCAGACATTATCTGAATCCTTCTTTATCAACATTTATGttttttcagagatttttttcttaattttatacaTTCCCCAATTgttccatttttcatttgatattacacagaatgctgcaataaatattctTCGGTAAGAGGCCTCCAGTAAACAATTTTTAATTAGTCTGTTTTTAGaaagatctatgtatttatttgaaagagtgacagagaaagagaccttccatctgctggttcattcctcaaatagttgcaacagtcagggtcgggccaagccaaagccaggagccaggaacgccatccaggtgTCCCTAAATGGTGGCAGTAGCCTACGTATATGGGCTGCCATCCACTaccttcctaagcacattagcaggaaactctccaaagcagagtagccaggactcaaaccagcactccattaTGAGATGTGGCCAtctcaagcaacagcttaacttgctgctccacaatgcctggTCCCACCAGGAAGAATTTTAAGTGAAAACATAGACTACTGAGACTGTGCACTACCAAGCAACCACGAGCCTTTCTGTACTTCAAATGTCAAGCTCTTTCCCCCTACAGAACAATGGCTACTTACGGTTCCTTTTTCATGGAACAGTCTCTAGGTATTTTCAAGGGTCCCTTTTTACCACTGAGGCCTCAgttcaaaccttttttttttctgacaggcagagtggatagtgagagagacagagagaaaggtcttcctttttgctgttggttcaccctccaatggccactgcggctggcgcatcgtgctgatccgaagccaggagccaggtgcttctcctggtctcccatgcgggtgcagggcccaaggacttgggccatcctccactgccttcccaggccatagcagagagctggcctggaagaggggcaaccgggatagaatccggcgccccaaccaggactagaacccggtgtgctggagccgcaaggcagaggattagcctgttaagccacggcgccggcctcagttcAAACCTTAATTTCTCTAGTAACTCTGACCTCTAAATCTAGTTGCTGGGGAGTATGTCATTTGGCTATTTCAGCTTATCAAGAGTGGTGGTCTTGcggttggcactgtggtacagcaggctaagctgccgactacagcaccagcatcccatatggacactggttcaagtcccagctgctccactcctgatccagctccccactaatgaacctgggaaagcagtggaagatggcccaaattcttgggcccctgcaaccacatgggagacccagaagaagctcctggctcctaggtcctggctcctggcttcggcctggcctagccctggctgttgggggcatctggggagtgaaccagctgatctcttcctccctccctccctctttcaaataaataaaataaatcttttgtttttaatgagtaGTTGTCTTCAATAAACAGAAATTCCTTCACCCTTATTTTCTAGTATGTATATTCTGGAGGACATGTGCTTAAAAGCAGAAACAAGTATTTCATGGAACTTGACTTCTGCTTCTGTTGTTTGTAAAACTGTATttcaaactccatccaggtctccacatgggtgg contains:
- the TAF7 gene encoding transcription initiation factor TFIID subunit 7, which codes for MSKSKDDAPHELESQFILRLPPEYAATVRRAVQSGHVNLKDRLTIELHPDGRHGIVRVDRVPLASKLVDLPCVMESLKTIDKKTFYKTADICQMLVSTVDGDLYPPVEEPVAAADPKASKKKDKDKEKKFVWNHGITLPLKNVRKRRFRKTAKKKYIESPDVEKEVKRLLSTDAEAVSTRWEIIAEDETKETENQGLDISSPGMSGHRQGQDSLEHDELREIFNDLSSSSEDEDDAQHQDEEDINIIDTEEDLERQLQDKLNESDEQHQENEGTNQLVMGIQKQIDNMKGKLQETQDRAKRQEDLIMKVENLALKNRFQAVLDELKQKEDREKEQLSSLQEELESLLEK